The following DNA comes from Tachypleus tridentatus isolate NWPU-2018 chromosome 9, ASM421037v1, whole genome shotgun sequence.
TCTACATACTCCATAAATGTAGAGTCTACCTGGTATTCTTGATTTTCTGTCTTTTTTAAGTAACTATATTCcacaaaatgtttttcacttaTTTAATAGCTGTAAGGTTTCATTAACGGGTGTTTTATTTGAGGTATTTTTAATTCCACATTTGTTCCAAAATCTCTTTCACAAACTTCACAAATGTATGATTTCTCCCTAGTATGCATTTCTTTTTGTGTTTCAGTCCCAATTTAAtacaagttgttttcacacacttTACAACTATAAGTATTCTCACAGTgaattttctttgatatttttaaattgttatttatttgttttttataattaagcataaagctatataGTGATTACATGTACTTCTCACACCACTAGTATCAAAATCTGATTTCCATCATTACAATTCACAAACAAattgctgtgccactgaaagGGCCatcattgattaaaaataattgttcacAAACAGCACAGCTGCAAGGTTTACTCCAAATGTATATTCTGTGATATTTTTGTAAGTTACCATTTTTTAAAACCTGTTTCTCAAAATGTGTACAGCTATAAGGTTTCTCCACAGTGTATCTTCACTGATGTCTTTTTAAGATACTACTTGTACCAAAGTGTTTTACACAAACTCCACAGTGGTAAGGTATGTCATCAGTACACATTATTTCTTGAATTTTCTAATTCACTCTTTTTTCCACTGTGTAGCTATATTTTTTCTCCCCtgtatgtattctttgatgtgtttttaaattactgtttgtacCAAAGAGTTTTCCACAcaatgtacaactgtaaggtttctccccagtgtgaaTTCTTTGATGAACTTCTAATTCACTCTTTGttctaaactgtttttcacacactgtacaactgtaaggtttctctccagtgtgtattctttgatgtctTTTTAAGACAGTATTTGTGGCAaagtgttttccacacactgtacaaccaTAAGGtctctccccagtgtgtattctctgaTGGTCTTTCAAACTACAGTTTGATATAAATTGCTTatcacacactgtacaactgtaaggtttctccccagtatgtattctCTGATGGTGTTTCATGTTATAGTGTGATATAAATTGTTTAGAACACACtatacaactgtatggtttctccccagtgtgtattcttcgATGAATTTTTAAGCAACTATTTGtaccaaactgttttccacaatcTGTACAAttgtaaggtttctcaccagtgtgcattctctgatgtatttttaaatcactgttggtcccaaactgtttttcacacactgtacaacagtaaggtttttccccagtgtgtattctttgatgccTTTTTAAGATGCTATTTGAACTAAgctgttttccacacactgtacaactagAAGGTTTCTCTTCAGTGTGTATtctctgatgtatttttaattgaCCATTTGTTCTCAACTGTTtcccacacactgtacaactgtaacaTTTAATCTGAGTGTGCACTTTTTTATGTCTTTTTAATTTaccatttgtaataaaattttttccacacactgtacaactgtaaggtttctccccagagTGTATTCTTTGATGTGCTTTCAAAACGCTATTTTTGCCATAATGTTTTCCAcatactgtacaactgtaaggtttctccccagtatgtattctttcatgttgttttaagttagaacatgatataaattgttttccacacacaGAACAAATGTAatgtttctccccagtgtgtattctctgaTGTCTTTTTAAGGTACTGTTTGAACCATACttttttccacacactgtacaactgtaaggtttcttgCCAGTGTGTGTTATTTGATGTATTTGTAGCTCATTATTTGTTCCAAACTGTCTTCCACAAAttgcacaataatatattttctctCCAGAGAGTAACCTCTTTTGTTGTTCTTGGTTATCAATTGTTTTTCCACAAGTGTATAGTTTATCACCACACTGAAATATATTAGATGCTTTTATGTTATTTCCACTTAACTTTGTTTCTTCACAAATACTGCTTCTTGGGAATTGTATGCCTTTTATAAACTGATCCTTTTGTGTTATAACATGACAACCAGGAAATCGACTCTCACTACAGATGTTCACACTGGTCTTTATATctaaaatagatataaatgatgtcacaaaaataattaataagaaatatataacacAGTACTTCATTTGATGaacatctaaatatattttaatgttctaatATGATTAACAGAAATATACACATCAAAATAGCTAAGCTAAAACTAATTATGATGTAGTTTTAGTAGTCTCACAACTTGTAA
Coding sequences within:
- the LOC143226299 gene encoding uncharacterized protein LOC143226299 isoform X1, encoding MEVLKMKVEPFSDEEQDFLLGIKSMKMENETFTITSTTREADSFKESSPPTILKFGITKEEQEEQYDGASEKSENQFVQVKMEKPGDLLHGNVISKFSYSDDEDQGSSHCNVMNVKTETGFQRDIESGLERTSDIKTSVNICSESRFPGCHVITQKDQFIKGIQFPRSSICEETKLSGNNIKASNIFQCGDKLYTCGKTIDNQEQQKRLLSGEKIYYCAICGRQFGTNNELQIHQITHTGKKPYSCTVCGKKYGSNSTLKRHQRIHTGEKHYICSVCGKQFISCSNLKQHERIHTGEKPYSCTVCGKHYGKNSVLKAHQRIHSGEKPYSCTVCGKNFITNGKLKRHKKVHTQIKCYSCTVCGKQLRTNGQLKIHQRIHTEEKPSSCTVCGKQLSSNSILKRHQRIHTGEKPYCCTVCEKQFGTNSDLKIHQRMHTGEKPYNCTDCGKQFGTNSCLKIHRRIHTGEKPYSCIVCSKQFISHYNMKHHQRIHTGEKPYSCTVCDKQFISNCSLKDHQRIHTGERPYGCTVCGKHFATNTVLKRHQRIHTGEKPYSCTVCEKQFRTKSELEVHQRIHTGEKPYSCTLCGKLFGTNSNLKTHQRIHTGEKKYSYTVEKRVN
- the LOC143226299 gene encoding uncharacterized protein LOC143226299 isoform X2, coding for MMEHQRKNQFVQVKMEKPGDLLHGNVISKFSYSDDEDQGSSHCNVMNVKTETGFQRDIESGLERTSDIKTSVNICSESRFPGCHVITQKDQFIKGIQFPRSSICEETKLSGNNIKASNIFQCGDKLYTCGKTIDNQEQQKRLLSGEKIYYCAICGRQFGTNNELQIHQITHTGKKPYSCTVCGKKYGSNSTLKRHQRIHTGEKHYICSVCGKQFISCSNLKQHERIHTGEKPYSCTVCGKHYGKNSVLKAHQRIHSGEKPYSCTVCGKNFITNGKLKRHKKVHTQIKCYSCTVCGKQLRTNGQLKIHQRIHTEEKPSSCTVCGKQLSSNSILKRHQRIHTGEKPYCCTVCEKQFGTNSDLKIHQRMHTGEKPYNCTDCGKQFGTNSCLKIHRRIHTGEKPYSCIVCSKQFISHYNMKHHQRIHTGEKPYSCTVCDKQFISNCSLKDHQRIHTGERPYGCTVCGKHFATNTVLKRHQRIHTGEKPYSCTVCEKQFRTKSELEVHQRIHTGEKPYSCTLCGKLFGTNSNLKTHQRIHTGEKKYSYTVEKRVN
- the LOC143226299 gene encoding uncharacterized protein LOC143226299 isoform X3, with translation MEKPGDLLHGNVISKFSYSDDEDQGSSHCNVMNVKTETGFQRDIESGLERTSDIKTSVNICSESRFPGCHVITQKDQFIKGIQFPRSSICEETKLSGNNIKASNIFQCGDKLYTCGKTIDNQEQQKRLLSGEKIYYCAICGRQFGTNNELQIHQITHTGKKPYSCTVCGKKYGSNSTLKRHQRIHTGEKHYICSVCGKQFISCSNLKQHERIHTGEKPYSCTVCGKHYGKNSVLKAHQRIHSGEKPYSCTVCGKNFITNGKLKRHKKVHTQIKCYSCTVCGKQLRTNGQLKIHQRIHTEEKPSSCTVCGKQLSSNSILKRHQRIHTGEKPYCCTVCEKQFGTNSDLKIHQRMHTGEKPYNCTDCGKQFGTNSCLKIHRRIHTGEKPYSCIVCSKQFISHYNMKHHQRIHTGEKPYSCTVCDKQFISNCSLKDHQRIHTGERPYGCTVCGKHFATNTVLKRHQRIHTGEKPYSCTVCEKQFRTKSELEVHQRIHTGEKPYSCTLCGKLFGTNSNLKTHQRIHTGEKKYSYTVEKRVN